CTGCATGGACGAAAAATGCAAGTGTGGGATTAGGTTATGTGATGCCGATGAGCGATGCTAAGGATATCGTGAAAGGCGGCTTGGGTTTTGGCCTTGAGTACGAGGGTTACAAAATTAACGATACGTTCATGGTCGGCGCCGGTTTTTTCTCCACCAGCGGTAAGGGAAAAAGCGATGCGACTTTCGGCGGGTATACTGTGGATTTCTCCGCGGTCAGTTTCACAACGTGGGGCCTGACGCCGTATATAAAAGCCGGGAAAGAAGTAGAACTCGGCGGCAAGAAAACTAATATCTACGGCCTGTTCGGACTGGGCTTCTACAACTCAAGCAGCAATGTTGTGGGCGCCACAAGCTCGACCAACATAGGCTTCAATATCGGCGGCGGAATTATGTATCCGCTCGCGGATAAAATGCAGCTTGGTTTTGACCTGAAGTATCATACCGTCTCTGACTCAGGTACCACGTGGGCATACCTGGCTCCGGCCGTAAGGTTCACCTACAGCTTCTAAACTACGCTGTCGGCAGATATAAAAAAACCGCCTCCCCAAGTTTTGGGGGGCGGTTTTTTATCTAAAATCAGGGATAGGTCGCATCGATCTCAGCATTAAATTTCTGGTCATATGGGGGGGCCATAAAAATCTGTTTCTATTTTGACTTTTACGGTTCATTATAGCCGTCAAACTGCCCGGCCCGGGGCCTATTCCGTATAGGTCAAAAGGGGCCGCCGTCCTGGGACTAAAGTCTCTGTTTGTGCGCCGTTCCGCATGATACCATATGGGTATCCTCAAAAAAGACGGAGGTCCCTGTGGATAAAATTTTCCGCGCTTTGCTGCTGTCCCTGATTTTGGTTCCTTCGGTTTGTTCGGCACAAATCCCGCTTCTTGAAAACCTGAACCTGCGTTCACTGCAAAACGCGCAGCCGGAAGCCGTTATCGTTCCGCCGGCGGCCCCGCTTGCGGTTTACACGCCCGGCCCGGAGCGCGGCGGTTATGACTGGTCCGGCCTGCCGGCTTATATTTTTACGGAAGATGAGCGCATAAGCCCGGCGCTTGCGGCCGCCATAGACAGGGCTAAAGCTACGCTGGATGTGGCGCTCTACAACCTTCAACTGAACGACACGATACAGGCCATGCTCCGCGCCCGCTCGCGCGGCGTTAAAGTGCGCGTGATTTTTGACTATGACCATGTTTACCCCAAAGCCGGGCCGGAAATACAGGCCGTTATAGATTCAGGCCTTGAAACCCGCGTAATGAAGGGCCGCGGCGGTTCCGGTTCCATGCACTGCAAGTACGCGGTTTTTGACGGCACCTTCCTTCAGACCGGCTCCGCCAACTGGAGCCTTTCGGCTGAGAGCGCCAGTTTTGAAAACATGATGTTCGTGGCCGACGGCGCCATAGTGCGCGGTTATGCCGCTGATTTTGAATGGATGTGGCAGCAGGCCAGGCCTGCCGGCAATCCCGCCGCGCCAGCGGTCAAGCCCGGTCCTTTGCCAGCCGATCCGGCCCCCTCGGTGCGTTTCAACGGCGTCGTGCTGCCGAATTATATTTTTTCCCCCAGGGGAGGCACCGAGGCGGCCATAGCCAAAGCCGTGGACGCGGCGAGACAGGAAGTGGATGTGGCCATGTTCTCTTTCACCTCGCGCCCTATAATGGACGCGCTTAAACGCGCAGCCGGGCGCGGCGTTGCGGTGAAGCTGATGCTTTACGATAAATCCGCTTTCCCGTTCCGCGAGGAAACGAAGAGCAACAATATAAGCCTCCGCCTGAAAACAGGCCGCGTAGAGAACGGTCTTATGCACAATAAGTTCACCGTTATAGACAGCGCCCTGCTGATAAACGGCTCTTTCAACTGGTCTGACACGGCGGAAAACTTAAACACCGAAAACACCATATTCACCATCCGTCCGGAATACGCGGGCCCCTATAAGGCGGAATTTGACAAGCTCTATACGCAGGCCGTCACAACGAAGTAGCGAATAGTGAATAGCAAATAGTGAATAGGGGTGGAGGGGCCGCGTCACCACCCCTTGACAACTGTGATATTTCTGCTAGACTATTATTGGGTCCGCGGCCCTTATCAAACGGGTGTTTCGCGGGCCCTTTTATTTGTGTGTGGAGCAGTCTTCAGCCTTACTTATGCCTTCTACTTTATTTATCTTAAATTCCGCGGCGGGGCATGGGCGGGCGGCCAGCGTTTGGGATTCTTTTCGCGAAGAGGCCTTGCGCGCCCTGCCGGATGCCGCCTGCATACGCACGGAAGGGCCCGGCCATGCCGGAGACCTTGCCCAAAAAGCCGTTGAGAGCGGTTCTAAGCGCCTGATAGCGATAGGCGGAGACGGAACTTTCAGTGAAATGCTGAACGGGGTTATGCGGGTTCCGCTTGAGCAGCGGCGCACGGTCGCGCTTGCGGCGCTTCCCGCCGGCTCCGGCTGCGATCTGGCCCGCCACCTTTCTTATCCAGCCGATCATCAGGGGCTTCTGGAACTTATTGTCCGCGGGGCCGGACGCGGCATGGATGTGGGTAAAATAAGCTACAGCGGACTGGACGGCTCCGGGCGGGAGAGGCACTTTATCAACATAGCGGCCTTCGGCCTTGCCGGTGAAGTGGCGCATCTCATACACCGGATGGGGAAAAAACTGGGCGGAACCCTTTCTTATGCTTTGGCCTCGGCCAGGGCGCTGCTGACGGCGAGAGCAAAAACGCTGCGGCTTACGGCGGACGGGCTGGATATTTCCGGCCGCTATCATCTTGGGGTGATAGCCAACACCTCCTCCATGGGCGGCGGTATGCTTGTGGCCCCGCAGGCCGTGGACGATGACGGCGTAATGGAGCTGGTCTTGGTCTCCGACATGAGCCGCCTGCGGCTGTGGATGAACTTCCCTGGGCTATACCGGGGAACGCACTTAAATGAGCAGGGGATCAGTTTACGCGGGATTAAAACCCTTAAGGCGGAGTCTGATGAGACTGTTTATTTAAACATAGACGGCGAGGCGGACGGGATGCTGCCCGCTTCATTTGAAATACTGCCGAAAGCGGTGACGGTTCTTGTTCCCTCAAAAACAGGATTGCCCGGGTTTTGAAATAACTTATGAAGGATTGGTGATGTATAAAGGCGAAGTTTTTAACAGTATCAGTCACCTTGTCGGCGCGGCGGCCGCGCTGGCCGGTCTTGTGGTGCTTGTGGCGTCGGCCGCTATGCGGGGCGACATGTGGAGGATCGTGAGCTTCAGCGTGTACGGGATAACACTGCTGCTGTTATATCTGTTCTCAACGCTTTACCACAGTTCAAGCGGGAAGGCGAAAAATGTTTTCCGCGTGTTCGACCACCAGGCAATTTACCTTTTGATAGCCGGCACATATACGCCGTTCATGCTGGTTCCGCTTCGCGGCGCGCTGGGCTGGTCCATGTTCGGCGTGATCTGGGGGTTGGCTCTGTTCGGTATAGTGCTGGATTCGTTCCGGCAAAAGGGCCGCCGGATCCTTCAATTGATCACTTATCTGGTTATGGGGTGGCTTATAATGACGGCAATGGGGCCCCTGCTGAGGGCTTTGCCCGGCTGGGGGTTCTTCTGGCTGGCGGCGGGAGGAGTATTCTATACTTCCGGCGTAGTTTTTTATGTACTGGATGAGAAGGTCAGGTATTTCCACGCTATCTGGCATCTGTTCGTGCTGGCGGGAAGTCTGTGCCATTATTTTGCCGTGCTTTTTTACATCTAAATACCTTGGGAACACTATACTCTGCCTTGTTTACCGCAAATCTTAGTAGAATAGAATCATAATGAATTATTTTTCCCGCCGCGCCGGATTTTTCCTCCCAGTTCTTATTGCGGTTTTCCTTACATGCCCGGTTATAGCCGGTCCTTCCGCGCCGCGCGGCGGAGAGAGCCCCGCCGTCCAGTCTCCTGGAGCCTATGTCAACGATTTCGCCGGAGTGCTGGATGCGGAAACAGTAGGGAAATTAAACGGCGTTTTGGCCGAGCTGGACGCCAAAGCCAAAGCCCAGGTGGCGGTACTGACGGTCAAAAGTCTGGGCGGCGCGGACCTTGAAACCTACGCCACGGAGACTTTTAAAAAATGGGGCATAGGGAACAGACAGACCAACCGCGGCGTCCTGCTGCTTGTGGCGGTGGAAGACCATAAATCCCGCGTAGAAGTCGGTTACGGGCTTGAAGGGATACTTCCCGACGGGCTGACGGGCGCGATCCAGGACAAATACATAATTCCTTATTTCAGGAACGGCGACTATGCCGGAGGGATCTATCAGGGCGCTCTGGCCATAGCCTCTGTTATCGCCAAAGACAGCGGCACAGGGCTAACGGCTGCGCCTGTCGAAAGCGAGCCGCAAAACGCGGTCCCGCTTGGCGCGGGTCAGATAATATTTTGTTTTATCCTGATAGTCCTTTTCATAATCTTTGCGATCCGTCATCCCTTTCTTGCATTTTTTCTTTTGAACAGCATGAACTCAAGAGGTTCAGGCGGATTCGGCGGGGGCGGCTTCGGCGGGTTCGGCGGGGGGATGTCGGGCGGCGGCGGCAGTTCAAGAAGCTGGTAGGAGACGAAAATGGCTAAAATGACACCTGAATTTTTGACGGATGAGTTTAAGAAAATATGCGGCGACAATCTTTGCTCGGTTGTATTGTACGGCTCCGCGGTGGCCGGTGACAGCGTAAAAAACTCCGACTATAATGTGCTGGTTGTGATGAACCATGTTGAAGCGGAAGATTTGCTGGCTTTGACCGGCCTGTGCTCGCGCTGGGGCGGCGACGGCAACCATGCCCCGCTGCTGTTCACAAGCGAGACCCTGCCGCGGTCCGCGGACGTTTTTCCCGTGGAGTTTTCGGACATCAGGCAGACGCACAAAACCCTTTATGGCAAGGACCCTTTCGCGGAAATGGAGATAGATCCCTCCCTCCTCAGGCTGGAATTGGAGCGCGAGC
This region of Elusimicrobiota bacterium genomic DNA includes:
- a CDS encoding outer membrane beta-barrel protein, yielding MGLGYVMPMSDAKDIVKGGLGFGLEYEGYKINDTFMVGAGFFSTSGKGKSDATFGGYTVDFSAVSFTTWGLTPYIKAGKEVELGGKKTNIYGLFGLGFYNSSSNVVGATSSTNIGFNIGGGIMYPLADKMQLGFDLKYHTVSDSGTTWAYLAPAVRFTYSF
- a CDS encoding phosphatidylserine/phosphatidylglycerophosphate/cardiolipin synthase family protein, which encodes MDKIFRALLLSLILVPSVCSAQIPLLENLNLRSLQNAQPEAVIVPPAAPLAVYTPGPERGGYDWSGLPAYIFTEDERISPALAAAIDRAKATLDVALYNLQLNDTIQAMLRARSRGVKVRVIFDYDHVYPKAGPEIQAVIDSGLETRVMKGRGGSGSMHCKYAVFDGTFLQTGSANWSLSAESASFENMMFVADGAIVRGYAADFEWMWQQARPAGNPAAPAVKPGPLPADPAPSVRFNGVVLPNYIFSPRGGTEAAIAKAVDAARQEVDVAMFSFTSRPIMDALKRAAGRGVAVKLMLYDKSAFPFREETKSNNISLRLKTGRVENGLMHNKFTVIDSALLINGSFNWSDTAENLNTENTIFTIRPEYAGPYKAEFDKLYTQAVTTK
- a CDS encoding diacylglycerol kinase family lipid kinase — encoded protein: MPSTLFILNSAAGHGRAASVWDSFREEALRALPDAACIRTEGPGHAGDLAQKAVESGSKRLIAIGGDGTFSEMLNGVMRVPLEQRRTVALAALPAGSGCDLARHLSYPADHQGLLELIVRGAGRGMDVGKISYSGLDGSGRERHFINIAAFGLAGEVAHLIHRMGKKLGGTLSYALASARALLTARAKTLRLTADGLDISGRYHLGVIANTSSMGGGMLVAPQAVDDDGVMELVLVSDMSRLRLWMNFPGLYRGTHLNEQGISLRGIKTLKAESDETVYLNIDGEADGMLPASFEILPKAVTVLVPSKTGLPGF
- a CDS encoding hemolysin III family protein codes for the protein MYKGEVFNSISHLVGAAAALAGLVVLVASAAMRGDMWRIVSFSVYGITLLLLYLFSTLYHSSSGKAKNVFRVFDHQAIYLLIAGTYTPFMLVPLRGALGWSMFGVIWGLALFGIVLDSFRQKGRRILQLITYLVMGWLIMTAMGPLLRALPGWGFFWLAAGGVFYTSGVVFYVLDEKVRYFHAIWHLFVLAGSLCHYFAVLFYI
- a CDS encoding TPM domain-containing protein — protein: MNYFSRRAGFFLPVLIAVFLTCPVIAGPSAPRGGESPAVQSPGAYVNDFAGVLDAETVGKLNGVLAELDAKAKAQVAVLTVKSLGGADLETYATETFKKWGIGNRQTNRGVLLLVAVEDHKSRVEVGYGLEGILPDGLTGAIQDKYIIPYFRNGDYAGGIYQGALAIASVIAKDSGTGLTAAPVESEPQNAVPLGAGQIIFCFILIVLFIIFAIRHPFLAFFLLNSMNSRGSGGFGGGGFGGFGGGMSGGGGSSRSW